A window of the Halobacterium hubeiense genome harbors these coding sequences:
- a CDS encoding transcription initiation factor IIB — protein MTDARMRSREQERTDEEETTDGCPECGGLVVQDEEHGESVCADCGLVVEEDGIDRGPEWRAFDSKEKDEKSRVGAPTTNTMHDKGLSTNIDWRDKDAYGNSLSSNQRQKMQRLRKWNERFRTRDAKERNLKQALGEIDRMASALGLPDNVRETASVIYRRALEDDLLPGRSIEGVATSCVYAAARQAGVPRSLDEIADVSRVEKSEIARTYRYVVRELGLEVAPADPESYVPRFASSLELSDESAHRARELLKTAKDKGVHSGKSPVGLAAAAVYAAALLTNEKTTQAKVSEVADISEVTIRNRYHELLEAEDTIPV, from the coding sequence ATGACAGATGCACGCATGCGCTCCCGAGAGCAGGAGCGCACGGACGAAGAAGAGACGACCGACGGCTGCCCGGAGTGTGGCGGTCTCGTCGTCCAGGACGAAGAGCACGGCGAGTCGGTCTGCGCCGACTGCGGCCTCGTGGTCGAGGAGGACGGCATCGACCGCGGGCCCGAGTGGCGCGCGTTCGACTCCAAAGAGAAAGACGAGAAATCCCGCGTCGGCGCCCCCACCACGAACACGATGCACGACAAGGGGCTCTCGACGAACATCGACTGGCGCGACAAGGACGCGTACGGCAACTCCCTGTCCAGCAATCAGCGACAGAAGATGCAGCGCCTCCGCAAGTGGAACGAGCGCTTCCGCACGCGCGACGCCAAGGAGCGCAACCTGAAGCAGGCGCTCGGCGAAATCGACCGCATGGCCTCCGCGCTCGGCCTCCCTGACAACGTCCGGGAGACTGCGTCGGTCATCTACCGCCGCGCGCTCGAAGACGACCTGCTGCCCGGCCGCTCCATCGAGGGCGTCGCGACCTCCTGCGTGTACGCCGCCGCCCGGCAGGCCGGCGTCCCGCGCAGCCTCGACGAAATCGCGGACGTCTCCCGCGTCGAGAAGTCCGAGATCGCGCGCACGTACCGCTACGTCGTCCGCGAACTCGGCCTCGAAGTCGCACCCGCCGACCCCGAGAGCTACGTCCCGCGGTTCGCGTCCTCGTTGGAACTCTCGGACGAGTCCGCCCACCGCGCCCGCGAACTCCTCAAGACCGCGAAGGACAAGGGCGTCCACTCCGGCAAGAGCCCCGTGGGACTGGCGGCCGCCGCGGTGTACGCCGCCGCCCTCCTCACGAACGAGAAGACGACGCAGGCGAAGGTCTCGGAGGTCGCTGACATCTCCGAGGTCACGATTCGCAACCGCTACCACGAGCTGCTCGAAGCCGAAGACACGATTCCGGTCTGA
- a CDS encoding cobalamin-binding protein, with amino-acid sequence MRAVSLAPSATATVAALGGSDRLAGVTTHCEDVDAPVVGGWLNPDFDRVADLDPDVVLTSDALQREVRDDLRDRGFDVHHVEPATLDDVLASLAEIGEAVGHPDAGAELEAQSRERVRDVREAAPEDGPVVYCEEWSDPPMAAGNWVPDVVEAAGGRYPFVDAGERSREVEASAVEVADPEHAVVHVCGKGDSVNPDFAGRGWELDADVHVVDDSLLNQPSPRLLDGLETLAERIRGD; translated from the coding sequence ATGCGCGCCGTCTCGCTCGCGCCGAGCGCCACCGCCACCGTCGCCGCCCTCGGCGGTAGCGACCGCCTCGCCGGCGTCACCACGCACTGCGAAGACGTCGATGCTCCCGTCGTCGGCGGCTGGCTGAACCCGGACTTCGACCGAGTCGCCGACCTCGACCCGGACGTCGTTCTCACCAGCGACGCCCTCCAGCGCGAGGTCCGCGACGACCTCCGCGACCGCGGGTTCGACGTCCACCACGTCGAGCCAGCGACGCTCGACGACGTCCTCGCCTCCCTCGCGGAAATCGGCGAGGCTGTCGGTCACCCCGACGCGGGCGCCGAACTGGAAGCACAGAGCCGCGAGCGCGTCCGAGACGTCCGCGAAGCCGCACCCGAGGACGGCCCGGTCGTCTACTGCGAGGAGTGGTCGGACCCGCCGATGGCCGCCGGCAACTGGGTGCCCGACGTGGTCGAAGCCGCGGGCGGCCGCTACCCGTTCGTGGACGCCGGCGAGCGCTCCCGCGAGGTCGAAGCGAGCGCCGTCGAGGTCGCGGACCCCGAGCACGCCGTCGTTCACGTCTGCGGGAAGGGCGACAGCGTCAACCCGGACTTCGCGGGTCGGGGCTGGGAACTGGACGCCGACGTCCACGTCGTCGACGACAGCCTCCTCAACCAACCGAGCCCCCGACTGCTCGACGGCCTCGAAACGCTCGCCGAGAGAATCCGCGGCGACTAA
- a CDS encoding DUF84 family protein: protein MRVAVGSGNPVKRDAVAAALPDATVESVSVASGVPEQPWGDDETIEGARNRAERALESGDYDLGVGLEGGVAERNGDLFLVMWAAASDGERVEIGAGPRLRLPDDVAARLHDGAELGPVMDDLLDTSGVAENQGAAGVLTGGITNRTEALRTAVAGALGPFVTDYY from the coding sequence ATGCGAGTCGCAGTCGGCTCCGGGAACCCGGTGAAGCGCGACGCGGTCGCGGCCGCGCTCCCGGACGCGACAGTCGAATCGGTCAGCGTCGCCAGCGGCGTCCCCGAACAGCCGTGGGGCGACGACGAGACTATCGAGGGCGCGCGGAACCGCGCCGAACGCGCGCTCGAATCCGGGGACTACGACCTCGGCGTCGGATTAGAGGGTGGCGTAGCAGAGCGGAACGGCGACCTCTTCCTCGTCATGTGGGCGGCCGCCAGCGACGGCGAGCGCGTCGAAATCGGTGCCGGCCCGCGACTGCGTCTCCCGGACGACGTGGCCGCGCGGCTGCACGATGGCGCGGAACTCGGCCCGGTGATGGACGACCTGCTGGACACCTCGGGCGTCGCGGAGAATCAGGGCGCGGCGGGTGTACTGACCGGTGGCATCACGAACCGAACGGAAGCGCTGCGAACGGCGGTCGCCGGCGCGCTCGGGCCGTTCGTCACCGACTACTACTGA
- a CDS encoding flippase-like domain-containing protein → MTEPGVEVSVVLPAYNEADTIEETVRTTLETLDAFLPAGSYEVIVAEDGCEDETPEIAARLAAEDDRVRHFHSDERLGRGGALNAAFRAAEGETLAYFDTDLATDMRHLEQLIESVRSGDADLATGSRWIPGEHADRPAKRGIPSRGFNLAVRGLLGSELRDHQCGFKAFSREAFETLVDEVEDEHWFWDTEMLVRAQRRGFTVEEFPVEWTPKGDSKVDLVRDVFGMGSQILRCFWEFNVSPYANRRTGTVVGVLLSVVAFALMFVYIDVGAFVDAVGDADPALVAAGAVVYLTSWPLRGLRYRDILAELGYRESTWFLTGAVFISQTGNLVIPARAGDAIRAYVVKARRGIPYTTGFASLTVERVYDLLTITVLAGGVLVALTAFAPDTVAELAATAAGEGLAGQESQAVQQAVVVASAVGVIAVAAVVAIVWSARSDTNYVRRVVEWASDDSYTELVASVFEQFVGDIQRVAADGRAFARIGATSIVIWTIDVATALLVFLAFGLDVALVSLLAVGFFAVSVGNLAKVIPGPPGGIGIYEAAFAAIVSTLLPVSFGLALGVAIVDHIVKNVVTVAGGAASMTWLNVSLTEAVEGDEADLSADAAPVEE, encoded by the coding sequence ATGACAGAGCCGGGCGTCGAGGTGAGCGTCGTCCTCCCCGCGTACAACGAGGCCGACACCATCGAGGAGACGGTCCGGACGACGCTGGAGACGCTCGACGCCTTCCTCCCCGCGGGCAGCTACGAGGTCATCGTCGCGGAGGACGGCTGCGAGGACGAGACGCCGGAAATCGCCGCGCGGCTCGCCGCAGAAGACGACCGCGTCCGCCACTTCCACAGCGACGAGCGCCTGGGCCGCGGCGGCGCGCTGAACGCCGCGTTCCGCGCGGCCGAGGGGGAGACGCTGGCGTACTTCGACACGGACCTCGCGACGGACATGCGCCACCTCGAACAGCTAATCGAGAGTGTGCGCTCCGGGGACGCCGACCTCGCCACGGGCTCGCGGTGGATTCCCGGCGAGCACGCCGACCGCCCCGCCAAGCGCGGCATCCCCTCGCGGGGGTTCAACCTCGCGGTGCGGGGGCTGTTGGGCTCGGAGCTGCGCGACCACCAGTGCGGCTTCAAGGCGTTCAGCCGCGAGGCGTTCGAGACCCTCGTCGACGAGGTGGAGGACGAGCACTGGTTCTGGGACACGGAGATGCTGGTGCGCGCCCAGCGCCGCGGGTTCACCGTCGAGGAGTTCCCCGTGGAGTGGACGCCGAAGGGCGACTCGAAGGTCGACTTGGTGCGGGACGTCTTCGGGATGGGCAGTCAGATTCTGCGCTGCTTCTGGGAGTTCAACGTGAGCCCGTACGCGAACCGCCGCACCGGCACCGTGGTCGGCGTCCTGCTGTCGGTGGTGGCGTTCGCGCTGATGTTCGTCTACATCGACGTGGGCGCGTTCGTGGACGCGGTGGGGGACGCCGACCCCGCGCTGGTCGCGGCGGGCGCGGTCGTCTACCTGACGTCGTGGCCGCTGCGCGGCCTGCGCTACCGCGACATCCTCGCGGAGCTGGGGTACCGCGAGAGCACGTGGTTCCTCACGGGCGCGGTGTTCATCAGTCAGACCGGGAACCTCGTGATTCCCGCGCGCGCCGGCGACGCCATCCGCGCGTACGTCGTGAAAGCCCGCCGCGGCATCCCCTACACGACGGGGTTCGCGTCGCTGACCGTCGAGCGCGTCTACGACCTGCTCACCATCACGGTGCTGGCGGGCGGCGTCCTCGTGGCGCTCACCGCGTTCGCGCCCGACACGGTCGCGGAACTCGCCGCAACAGCAGCGGGCGAGGGGCTGGCCGGTCAGGAGTCGCAGGCCGTCCAGCAGGCCGTCGTCGTCGCCTCCGCCGTGGGCGTGATCGCGGTCGCCGCGGTCGTCGCCATCGTCTGGTCGGCGCGCTCGGACACCAACTACGTCCGGCGGGTCGTCGAGTGGGCCAGCGACGACTCCTACACGGAGCTGGTCGCGAGCGTCTTCGAGCAGTTCGTCGGCGACATCCAGCGGGTCGCCGCGGACGGCCGGGCGTTCGCGCGCATCGGCGCGACGAGCATCGTCATCTGGACTATCGACGTCGCTACCGCCCTGCTCGTCTTCCTCGCGTTCGGCCTCGACGTGGCGCTCGTGAGCCTGCTCGCGGTCGGGTTCTTCGCCGTCAGCGTCGGCAACCTCGCGAAAGTCATCCCGGGGCCGCCGGGCGGCATCGGCATCTACGAAGCGGCGTTCGCGGCCATCGTCTCGACGCTGCTGCCCGTCTCGTTCGGGCTCGCGCTCGGCGTCGCCATCGTCGACCACATCGTGAAGAACGTCGTGACGGTCGCGGGCGGCGCGGCGTCGATGACGTGGCTGAACGTCTCGCTGACGGAAGCCGTCGAGGGCGACGAGGCGGACCTCTCCGCGGACGCCGCCCCCGTCGAGGAGTAG
- a CDS encoding DUF7123 family protein — MSATAAASQALTPKQRRILDYLRDHADDRTYFKSRLIGDELDLSAKEVGANMPAIEAGEFDVDVERWGYSSSTTWKVEA, encoded by the coding sequence ATGAGCGCGACAGCCGCGGCGAGTCAGGCACTCACCCCGAAGCAGCGTCGCATCCTCGACTACCTCCGCGACCACGCCGACGACCGCACGTACTTCAAGTCGCGGCTCATCGGCGACGAACTCGACCTCTCCGCGAAGGAGGTCGGCGCCAACATGCCCGCCATCGAGGCCGGCGAGTTCGACGTCGACGTCGAGCGCTGGGGGTACTCCTCCTCGACGACGTGGAAGGTCGAGGCCTGA
- a CDS encoding winged helix-turn-helix transcriptional regulator, which produces MGIDEDKRSTLRRFAAVGAASPLTRLAGGDGDGEGGDSDVRDAITGYVTATPGAHFSKLRDDLQLGTGETQHHLRRLLDESAVESERDGDYKRFYPAERFSPFEKRALGYLRRETPRGMVVELLRNPDATAGDLAESLDVSPATVSKYAAQLEEAGVLSRADGYAVERPETLITLLVRYADSFDANAAEFAGEAADLLSYEP; this is translated from the coding sequence ATGGGCATCGACGAGGACAAGCGCTCGACGCTCCGCCGCTTCGCCGCCGTCGGCGCAGCCAGCCCGCTGACCCGGCTCGCCGGCGGTGACGGCGACGGCGAGGGCGGCGACAGCGACGTCCGCGACGCCATCACGGGCTACGTGACGGCGACGCCGGGCGCGCACTTCTCGAAGCTCCGTGACGACCTCCAGCTGGGCACCGGGGAGACCCAACACCACCTCCGGCGGCTGTTAGACGAGTCCGCCGTCGAGAGCGAGCGCGACGGCGACTACAAGCGCTTCTACCCGGCCGAGCGGTTCTCGCCGTTCGAGAAGCGCGCGCTCGGCTACCTCCGCCGGGAGACCCCGCGCGGGATGGTCGTCGAACTGCTGCGGAACCCGGACGCGACCGCCGGCGACCTCGCGGAGTCGCTGGACGTCTCGCCGGCGACCGTCAGCAAGTACGCCGCGCAACTGGAGGAGGCGGGCGTGCTCTCGCGGGCGGACGGCTACGCCGTCGAGCGCCCGGAGACCCTCATCACGCTGCTCGTGCGGTACGCCGACTCCTTCGACGCGAACGCCGCAGAGTTCGCCGGCGAGGCCGCCGACTTGCTCTCCTACGAACCCTGA
- a CDS encoding SPFH domain-containing protein: MELTPLQTGGAVIPAVGLLLLLLLAVVVYEAVEIVDAYEKKALTVFGEYRGLLEPGINIVPPFVARTYPFDMRTQTIDVPRQEAITRDNSPVTADAVVYIRVRDAKRAFLEVDHYKTAVSNLAQTTLRAVLGDMELDDTLNKRQEINARIRTELDEPTDEWGIRVESVEVREVNPSQEVQKAMEQQTSAERRRRAMILEAQGERQSAIENAQGDKQSNIIRAQGEKQSQILEAQGDAISTVLRAKSAESMGERAIIEKGMETLEGIGEGESNTFVLPQELTSLVGRYGKHLAGSDVSDGGTELDSLEFDAETRELIGLDDIDEILNQISQEADIDPEKLEEQAEAVQRGEDAGLASTDEVIEEMDQELDTGDAPGDSSSGGDAGGDDNQNA, translated from the coding sequence ATGGAGTTGACCCCGCTACAGACGGGCGGCGCAGTGATACCGGCAGTCGGGCTGCTGTTGTTGCTGCTGTTGGCCGTCGTCGTCTACGAGGCCGTCGAAATCGTGGACGCCTACGAGAAGAAAGCCCTCACGGTGTTCGGGGAGTACCGCGGCCTCCTCGAACCCGGTATCAACATCGTGCCGCCGTTCGTCGCGCGCACGTACCCCTTCGACATGCGCACGCAGACCATCGACGTGCCCCGACAGGAGGCGATTACCCGCGACAACTCGCCGGTGACCGCCGACGCCGTCGTCTACATCCGCGTGCGGGACGCCAAGCGGGCGTTCCTCGAGGTCGACCACTACAAGACCGCCGTCTCGAACCTCGCGCAGACGACGCTGCGCGCGGTGCTGGGCGACATGGAGCTGGACGACACGCTGAACAAGCGCCAGGAAATCAACGCCCGCATCCGCACGGAACTGGACGAGCCCACCGACGAGTGGGGTATCCGCGTGGAGAGCGTCGAGGTCCGGGAAGTCAATCCCTCGCAGGAAGTCCAGAAGGCGATGGAGCAACAGACCAGCGCCGAGCGCCGCCGCCGCGCGATGATTCTGGAGGCGCAGGGTGAGCGGCAGTCCGCCATCGAGAACGCGCAGGGTGACAAGCAGTCGAACATCATCCGCGCGCAGGGTGAGAAGCAGTCCCAGATTCTCGAGGCGCAGGGTGACGCCATCTCCACCGTCCTCCGCGCGAAGTCCGCGGAGTCGATGGGCGAGCGCGCCATCATCGAGAAGGGCATGGAGACGCTGGAGGGCATCGGCGAGGGCGAGTCGAACACGTTCGTCCTCCCGCAGGAGCTCACCAGCCTCGTCGGCCGCTACGGCAAGCACCTCGCGGGCAGCGACGTCTCCGACGGCGGCACCGAACTCGACAGCCTCGAGTTCGACGCCGAGACCCGCGAGCTCATCGGCCTCGACGACATCGACGAGATTCTCAACCAGATCAGCCAGGAGGCCGACATCGACCCCGAGAAGCTCGAGGAGCAGGCAGAGGCCGTCCAGCGCGGCGAGGACGCCGGGCTGGCGTCGACGGACGAGGTCATCGAGGAGATGGACCAGGAACTCGACACCGGCGACGCCCCCGGAGACAGCAGTAGTGGCGGCGACGCCGGCGGCGACGACAACCAGAACGCGTAA
- a CDS encoding NfeD family protein: MAELFGQSLSFLLVVAGTALCVMEALAPGAHLIVLGVALLAAGLIGLFVPAAATPFVLAGLVLGVGLVSLYLYRNYELYQGTGRGQTRDSDDLRGSRGYVVEEVTPREGRVKLESGGFDSSYAARSISGTISEGTNVVVVDPGGGNVVTVEAVDGADDIDRELDRYADGA, translated from the coding sequence ATGGCCGAACTGTTCGGACAGTCGCTGTCGTTCCTGCTCGTCGTCGCCGGGACGGCGCTGTGCGTCATGGAGGCGCTCGCGCCGGGCGCGCACCTCATCGTCCTCGGCGTCGCGCTCCTCGCCGCCGGCCTCATCGGGCTGTTCGTGCCGGCGGCCGCGACCCCGTTCGTGCTCGCGGGCCTCGTCTTGGGCGTCGGGCTGGTCTCCCTGTACCTGTACCGCAACTACGAGCTCTACCAGGGGACCGGCCGCGGGCAGACCCGCGACTCCGACGACCTCCGCGGCTCGCGGGGGTACGTCGTCGAGGAGGTCACGCCCCGAGAGGGGCGCGTGAAACTCGAGTCCGGCGGGTTCGACTCGTCGTACGCCGCCCGGAGCATCTCCGGGACCATCTCCGAGGGGACGAACGTCGTGGTCGTCGATCCGGGCGGGGGGAACGTCGTCACCGTCGAGGCCGTCGACGGCGCCGACGACATCGACCGCGAACTGGACCGGTACGCCGACGGCGCCTGA
- a CDS encoding DUF7312 domain-containing protein codes for MAENDERAWRYEVDEVGPDAEPDVRAIEPGSPDPENVAFFLLGVAAMVGVLALLLF; via the coding sequence ATGGCCGAGAACGACGAGCGCGCGTGGCGCTACGAGGTCGACGAGGTCGGCCCGGACGCCGAACCCGACGTGCGAGCCATCGAACCCGGGTCGCCGGACCCGGAGAACGTCGCGTTCTTCCTGCTCGGCGTCGCCGCCATGGTCGGCGTGCTCGCGCTCCTGCTGTTCTGA
- the pyk gene encoding pyruvate kinase, with product MRNAKIVCTLGPATDDESSIRSLVDAGMSVARINASHGNPDDRRDLIGTARRVDELTEKPVAVMLDTKGPEVRTAETDEPVHVEAGTLVEFVPDGETTGETIGLSTSVAAAEPGDRVLLDDGRIETVVESVEGDVVTARVESGGELGSRKGVNVPGVDLDLDVVTEKDRRDLELAAEEGVDYVAASFVRDAEDVLEVERVLESVGADIPVVAKIERAGAVENLDSIVEAADGVMVARGDLGVECPMEDVPMIQKRIIRQCRDAGVPVITATEMLDSMVHARRPTRAEASDVANAVLDGTDAVMLSAETAVGDNPTRVVETMDRIVREVESSGEYAELQEQRVPTADGTAKTDALARSARYLARDIDASAVVVASESGYTARKAAKFRPRVPVVCATPSHRVRRELALNWGVHAEYAAVAEGDATTVVEHAVQAAVESGLVESGDTVVVLVGMMTDLEGASTTNTLKVHVAAETLTVGQSVVKGRVTAPVAVLDDGDLSEIPERAVVVLGPDFDDEFHGDLSKIAGIVSAQSGMTGYPAMVARELDVPMVGDADLDDIVDGDTVTVDGERGVVYASET from the coding sequence ATGAGAAACGCGAAAATCGTCTGTACGCTGGGGCCGGCGACAGACGACGAGTCCTCGATACGGTCGCTGGTGGACGCGGGGATGTCGGTCGCGCGCATCAACGCGAGCCACGGCAACCCCGACGACCGCCGCGACCTAATCGGGACGGCGCGGCGGGTCGACGAGCTGACAGAGAAGCCGGTCGCCGTGATGTTGGACACGAAGGGGCCGGAGGTCCGGACGGCCGAGACCGACGAGCCCGTCCACGTCGAAGCCGGGACGCTCGTGGAGTTCGTGCCGGACGGCGAGACGACGGGCGAGACCATCGGGCTCTCGACGAGCGTCGCGGCGGCCGAGCCCGGCGACCGCGTGCTGCTGGACGACGGGCGCATCGAGACGGTCGTCGAGTCGGTCGAGGGCGACGTCGTCACCGCGCGCGTGGAGTCCGGCGGCGAGCTCGGCAGCCGGAAGGGCGTGAACGTCCCGGGCGTCGACCTCGACCTCGACGTCGTCACCGAGAAGGACCGCCGCGACCTCGAACTCGCTGCGGAGGAGGGCGTCGATTACGTCGCCGCGAGCTTCGTGCGGGACGCCGAGGACGTGCTGGAGGTCGAGCGCGTGCTCGAATCGGTCGGCGCGGACATCCCCGTGGTCGCGAAAATCGAGCGCGCGGGCGCCGTCGAGAACCTCGACAGCATCGTGGAGGCCGCCGACGGCGTGATGGTCGCGCGCGGCGACCTCGGCGTGGAGTGCCCCATGGAGGACGTGCCGATGATTCAGAAGCGCATCATCCGGCAGTGCCGGGACGCCGGCGTCCCTGTCATCACCGCCACAGAGATGCTGGATTCGATGGTACACGCGCGCCGGCCGACGCGCGCGGAGGCCAGCGACGTCGCGAACGCCGTCCTCGACGGCACGGACGCCGTGATGCTCTCGGCGGAGACCGCGGTCGGCGACAACCCCACGCGGGTCGTGGAGACGATGGACCGCATCGTGCGCGAAGTCGAGTCCAGCGGCGAGTACGCCGAGCTACAGGAGCAACGCGTCCCGACCGCGGACGGCACGGCGAAGACCGACGCGCTCGCGCGCTCCGCGCGCTACCTCGCCCGCGACATCGACGCCAGCGCGGTCGTCGTCGCCTCCGAGTCCGGCTACACCGCGCGGAAGGCCGCGAAGTTCCGGCCGCGCGTCCCAGTGGTCTGTGCGACGCCCTCCCACCGCGTGCGCCGCGAACTCGCGCTCAACTGGGGCGTCCACGCCGAGTACGCCGCGGTCGCGGAGGGCGACGCGACGACGGTCGTCGAGCACGCGGTGCAGGCGGCCGTCGAGTCCGGCCTCGTCGAGAGCGGCGACACCGTGGTCGTGCTCGTCGGCATGATGACCGACCTCGAAGGCGCGAGCACGACGAACACGCTGAAAGTCCACGTCGCCGCGGAGACGCTGACGGTCGGGCAGTCCGTCGTGAAGGGGCGCGTCACCGCGCCCGTCGCCGTCCTCGACGACGGCGACCTCTCCGAGATTCCCGAGCGCGCGGTGGTCGTGCTCGGCCCGGACTTCGACGACGAGTTCCACGGCGACCTCTCGAAGATAGCGGGCATCGTCAGCGCCCAGTCCGGGATGACCGGCTACCCCGCGATGGTCGCGCGCGAACTCGACGTGCCGATGGTCGGGGACGCCGACCTCGACGACATCGTAGACGGCGACACCGTCACGGTGGACGGCGAGCGCGGCGTCGTCTACGCAAGCGAGACCTGA
- a CDS encoding GYD domain-containing protein — translation MPTYAAIATIETGQFQNAQELAAIWGDVRADLEAQDCDLQDAYVLLGERDVLLVFDAPDREAALQASIAAERYGIDMQTMEAMDVEKLGDVVQDL, via the coding sequence ATGCCGACGTACGCTGCCATCGCCACCATCGAGACCGGTCAGTTCCAGAACGCCCAAGAGCTCGCCGCCATCTGGGGCGACGTCCGCGCCGACCTCGAAGCCCAGGACTGCGACCTCCAGGACGCCTACGTCCTCCTCGGCGAACGCGACGTCCTGCTCGTCTTCGACGCGCCCGACCGCGAAGCCGCCCTCCAAGCTTCCATCGCCGCCGAACGCTACGGCATCGACATGCAGACCATGGAAGCGATGGACGTCGAAAAACTCGGCGACGTCGTGCAGGACCTCTAA